The following are encoded in a window of Sphingobium sp. AP49 genomic DNA:
- the rpsT gene encoding 30S ribosomal protein S20, with product MANTPQAKKRIRRNERRAEINGARISRIRTLVKKVEAAIVAGDKGAAATALQTVQPELARGVARGVLHKNTAARKFGRLTKAVSALA from the coding sequence ATGGCCAATACGCCGCAAGCCAAGAAGCGCATCCGTCGCAATGAGCGTCGCGCCGAAATCAATGGCGCCCGCATCAGCCGGATCCGCACCCTGGTGAAGAAGGTGGAAGCTGCCATCGTCGCCGGCGACAAGGGCGCTGCTGCTACCGCACTTCAGACTGTCCAGCCCGAACTGGCTCGTGGCGTTGCCCGCGGCGTTCTGCACAAGAACACCGCCGCCCGTAAGTTCGGTCGTCTGACCAAGGCTGTCAGCGCGCTCGCCTGA
- a CDS encoding peptidylprolyl isomerase translates to MIRSLALLLLAVSALSPAAAQAPAAAPAATDIRVALDTSAGRIIVAVHPDKAPVTAANFLRYVDQKRFDGTVFYRAVGGPAYGFVQGGTQNDPKRILPPIRHEPTSQTGLSHDDGALSMARYAPGSATGDFFIVLGKMPSMDAHPETAGDNQGFAVFAHVIEGLDVVKAIQAGPKSPTAGEGVMKGQMLDPTVRISTARRLP, encoded by the coding sequence ATGATCCGATCCCTTGCCCTCCTGCTGCTGGCCGTGTCGGCCCTCTCGCCCGCCGCCGCCCAGGCGCCTGCCGCCGCACCTGCCGCCACGGACATAAGGGTCGCGCTCGATACCAGCGCGGGCCGAATCATCGTCGCGGTTCATCCGGACAAGGCGCCGGTCACCGCCGCCAATTTCCTGCGCTATGTCGATCAGAAGCGGTTTGATGGCACGGTCTTCTACCGTGCGGTCGGTGGCCCAGCCTATGGCTTCGTCCAGGGGGGCACGCAGAATGATCCCAAGCGTATCCTGCCGCCGATCAGGCATGAACCCACCAGCCAGACCGGCCTTTCCCATGATGATGGCGCGCTGTCGATGGCCCGCTATGCCCCGGGCAGCGCTACCGGCGACTTCTTCATAGTGCTGGGAAAGATGCCCAGCATGGATGCCCATCCGGAAACGGCGGGCGATAATCAGGGCTTTGCCGTCTTCGCCCATGTGATCGAAGGGCTCGATGTGGTGAAGGCGATCCAGGCCGGCCCGAAATCGCCGACGGCCGGCGAGGGCGTGATGAAGGGGCAAATGCTCGATCCCACAGTGCGGATATCGACCGCTCGACGTTTGCCCTAG
- the treF gene encoding alpha,alpha-trehalase TreF — MRRLALPVLTLLLCCAQAAPPASPQQIYGPLFEAVQRDRLFPDGKSFADAVPKQDPATIVAAYRRESPQGTALRDFVLRHFEVPGEQAVERAPLRTHIRALWPQLTRPALTSPAGSSALSLPAPYVVPGGRFREIYYWDSYFTMLGLKADGQQPLIESMLTDFESLVDRYGFIPNGTRTYYLGRSQPPYLALMVDLSAATDPVSATRHLKALRAEHDFWMRGADGLAEGAAARRVVRMPDGALLNRYWDDRPGPRDESWAEDVATARESNRPAADIYRHLRAGAESGWDFSARWLDDPKRLSTIRTTDIVPVDLNSLLWTLERSIARRCARMGDRSCARHYAAMAKARHRAIDRWLWQAGQGRYADWDSTTRAPTTILSAATLSPLFAGLATRAQAEAVANTTRAQLLAPGGLRTTRIASGQQWDSPNGWAPLQWIAVEGLARTGHIDLAREIARRWIGTVDAAYRDTGKMLEKYDVEERRPGGGGEYALQDGFGWTNGVTRALIARWPDLDPDAPVAAAR; from the coding sequence TTGCGCCGTCTAGCCCTGCCTGTCCTCACCCTCTTGCTTTGCTGTGCACAGGCCGCGCCGCCCGCCAGTCCGCAGCAAATCTATGGCCCCCTTTTCGAGGCGGTGCAGCGCGACAGGCTGTTCCCCGACGGCAAGAGCTTTGCCGACGCGGTACCGAAACAGGATCCTGCCACCATAGTTGCCGCCTATCGCCGGGAATCGCCGCAAGGCACTGCGCTGCGTGACTTCGTGTTGCGCCATTTCGAGGTGCCGGGCGAGCAGGCGGTGGAGCGCGCGCCGCTCCGCACCCATATCCGCGCGCTCTGGCCGCAACTGACCCGTCCGGCGTTGACATCGCCCGCCGGCTCCTCCGCGCTGTCGCTGCCCGCTCCCTATGTCGTGCCGGGCGGCCGCTTTCGCGAAATCTATTATTGGGACAGCTATTTCACCATGCTGGGGCTCAAGGCCGACGGGCAGCAGCCGTTGATCGAATCGATGCTCACCGACTTCGAGAGTCTGGTCGATCGCTACGGCTTCATCCCCAACGGCACGCGCACCTATTATCTCGGCCGGTCGCAGCCACCCTATCTGGCACTGATGGTCGACCTGTCGGCAGCGACCGATCCCGTAAGCGCGACCCGGCACCTCAAGGCGCTGCGGGCCGAGCATGATTTCTGGATGCGCGGCGCGGACGGGCTGGCCGAGGGCGCGGCGGCGCGTCGCGTCGTGCGCATGCCCGACGGCGCGCTGCTCAACCGCTATTGGGACGACCGGCCGGGACCGCGCGATGAAAGCTGGGCGGAGGATGTCGCGACCGCAAGGGAGAGCAATCGTCCGGCCGCCGACATCTATCGCCATCTGCGTGCGGGGGCGGAAAGCGGCTGGGATTTCTCCGCCCGCTGGCTGGATGATCCCAAGCGGCTGTCGACCATCCGGACCACCGATATCGTGCCGGTCGACCTCAACAGCCTGCTCTGGACGCTGGAGCGCAGCATTGCCCGCCGCTGCGCGCGGATGGGCGATCGATCCTGCGCACGACATTATGCAGCGATGGCCAAGGCGCGGCATCGCGCGATCGATCGCTGGCTCTGGCAGGCGGGGCAGGGGCGCTATGCCGACTGGGACAGCACGACGCGGGCGCCCACCACCATCCTCTCGGCCGCGACGCTCTCGCCGCTGTTCGCCGGCCTTGCCACGCGCGCCCAGGCCGAAGCCGTGGCGAATACGACCCGCGCACAACTGCTGGCCCCCGGCGGTCTGCGGACCACCCGTATCGCCAGCGGGCAGCAATGGGACAGCCCCAATGGCTGGGCGCCGTTGCAATGGATTGCGGTGGAGGGCTTGGCGCGTACCGGCCACATCGATCTGGCCAGGGAGATCGCCCGGCGCTGGATCGGCACGGTCGATGCCGCTTATCGAGACACCGGCAAGATGCTGGAAAAATATGATGTCGAGGAACGCAGGCCCGGGGGTGGCGGCGAATATGCGCTGCAGGACGGCTTTGGCTGGACCAATGGCGTCACCCGGGCGCTGATCGCGCGCTGGCCCGATCTTGATCCCGACGCCCCTGTTGCGGCCGCCCGCTAG
- a CDS encoding class I SAM-dependent methyltransferase, producing MNDTASFGYRDVDAAEKAGMVRAVFSNVAAKYDLMNDAMSVGAHRLWKDQFVKRVKPQPGEQILDMAGGTGDIAFRMHRLGAQVTVSDINPEMLAVGVERAQKKGYDGLIWSEQNAETLTFGDRAFDAYTIAFGIRNVTHIDKALREAHRVLKFGGRFFCLEFSTTTWPGFSDVYDVYSHKLVPQLGKLFANDADSYRYLIESIRRFPPMPKFEGMIRDAGFVNTKVEPILGGLVAIHSGWKI from the coding sequence ATGAACGACACAGCATCCTTCGGCTATCGCGACGTCGATGCCGCCGAGAAGGCCGGCATGGTCCGCGCCGTCTTTTCCAATGTCGCCGCCAAATATGACCTGATGAACGACGCCATGTCGGTCGGCGCGCATCGGTTGTGGAAGGACCAGTTCGTCAAGCGGGTGAAGCCGCAGCCGGGCGAGCAGATATTGGACATGGCCGGCGGCACCGGCGACATCGCCTTTCGCATGCACAGGCTGGGCGCGCAGGTCACCGTGTCCGACATCAATCCCGAGATGTTGGCGGTGGGTGTCGAGCGCGCACAGAAGAAGGGCTATGACGGCCTGATCTGGTCGGAACAAAATGCCGAGACGCTGACCTTTGGCGACCGGGCGTTCGACGCCTATACGATCGCCTTCGGCATCCGCAACGTCACCCATATCGACAAGGCGCTGCGCGAGGCGCACCGGGTGCTGAAGTTCGGCGGCCGCTTCTTCTGCCTGGAATTTTCGACCACCACCTGGCCGGGCTTTTCCGACGTCTATGACGTCTATTCCCACAAGCTGGTGCCGCAACTGGGCAAGCTGTTCGCCAACGACGCCGACAGCTATCGCTATCTGATCGAATCGATCCGCCGCTTCCCGCCCATGCCCAAGTTCGAGGGGATGATCCGGGACGCCGGTTTCGTGAACACCAAGGTCGAGCCGATCCTGGGCGGGCTGGTGGCGATCCATTCGGGCTGGAAGATCTGA
- the dnaA gene encoding chromosomal replication initiator protein DnaA has translation MKDNVAVFEREDDAAAEDMARLESAWTTIRTGLRRDIGARMFDQWLKPARLGDYCPESQTLDLHFASDFSANFVTGQFGDRLRMAWRCSGAGVREVRLRRAPDASGPRLLEVKRDVAAAVEAPAMAPVTPAIACNFQPRHAFDQFVTGETNQLAYSAALAMAGEAEPRFTPLFIHGGTGQGKTHLLHSIARAFSGHSPSAPVLYMSAERFMVEFVNAMRANETMAFKARLRAARLLLIDDIQFIAGKGSTQEEFLHTINDLIDTGARIVVTADRAPQMLDGIDPRILSRLAGGLVADIRPAGLDLRLAILEARRAYAGDPPVPDAVIDFLARSIRSNVRELEGAFNKLVAYGQLTGRSIDLEFAQTMLADAVRANVRRLTVDEIQKACAAHFKIDPSEMKSKRRARAVARPRQVAMYISKKMTPRSLPEIGRTFGGRDHSTVIHAVRTIEKLRESNPDMDADVRTLMRQLEG, from the coding sequence ATGAAGGATAATGTGGCGGTGTTTGAACGGGAGGATGATGCGGCGGCAGAAGATATGGCCCGCCTGGAATCCGCCTGGACGACCATCCGCACCGGCCTGCGCCGTGATATCGGCGCACGCATGTTCGACCAGTGGCTGAAGCCCGCTCGGCTGGGCGACTATTGCCCCGAATCGCAGACCCTGGACCTCCATTTCGCTTCGGACTTCAGCGCGAACTTCGTGACGGGCCAGTTTGGCGACCGCCTGCGCATGGCGTGGCGCTGTTCGGGGGCTGGCGTGCGGGAAGTGCGTCTGCGTCGTGCGCCCGATGCGTCCGGTCCGCGCCTGCTGGAGGTCAAGCGTGATGTGGCGGCTGCGGTGGAAGCGCCGGCCATGGCTCCCGTGACACCGGCCATCGCCTGCAATTTCCAGCCGCGCCATGCCTTCGACCAGTTCGTCACCGGCGAGACCAACCAGCTTGCCTATTCCGCCGCGTTGGCGATGGCGGGCGAAGCCGAACCCCGCTTCACGCCGCTGTTCATCCATGGCGGCACGGGGCAGGGCAAGACGCACCTGCTGCACTCGATTGCCCGGGCCTTTTCGGGGCACTCGCCGAGCGCGCCGGTGCTGTACATGTCGGCCGAACGCTTCATGGTCGAATTCGTCAACGCGATGCGCGCGAACGAGACGATGGCGTTCAAGGCCCGTCTGCGCGCCGCCCGCCTGCTGCTGATCGATGATATCCAGTTCATTGCCGGCAAGGGGTCGACCCAGGAAGAATTCCTCCACACGATCAACGACCTGATCGACACCGGCGCGCGTATCGTCGTGACCGCTGATCGGGCGCCGCAGATGCTGGACGGCATTGATCCGCGCATCCTGTCGCGTCTGGCCGGTGGTCTGGTCGCCGATATCCGGCCGGCGGGTCTCGACCTGCGTCTCGCCATATTGGAGGCGCGTCGTGCCTATGCCGGCGATCCGCCGGTACCCGATGCGGTCATCGACTTCCTCGCCCGTTCGATCCGCTCGAACGTGCGCGAACTGGAAGGTGCCTTCAACAAGCTGGTCGCCTATGGCCAGTTGACGGGCCGTTCGATCGATCTTGAATTTGCCCAGACCATGCTGGCGGATGCCGTCCGCGCGAACGTTCGTCGCCTGACCGTGGACGAAATTCAGAAGGCCTGCGCCGCCCATTTCAAGATCGATCCGTCCGAGATGAAGTCGAAGCGCCGGGCACGCGCCGTGGCACGTCCGCGTCAGGTGGCGATGTATATCTCCAAGAAGATGACGCCGCGTTCCCTGCCCGAAATCGGCCGTACCTTCGGCGGGCGTGATCATAGTACCGTGATCCATGCGGTTCGCACGATCGAGAAGCTGCGCGAGAGCAATCCCGATATGGATGCCGACGTTCGCACGCTGATGCGCCAGTTGGAGGGCTGA
- the ubiB gene encoding 2-polyprenylphenol 6-hydroxylase encodes MTTHATHIWRLLKWGRTLARHGALTGIERDPLTPTPVRRLVRLARFGARVPKQPRYADAFQAIGPAAIKLGQTLATRPDLVGEDAANDLLRLQDALPPVPFETIRAQVEQSFGLPLDQVYARFDEAPVGAASIAQVHRATTIDGRDVAVKVIRPGVIDQFSRDIQTYEWAAAHVEMLGGEIARLRPRLVIANMKRWTARELDLRREAASASELAEAMEAMPGYRIPAIDWDRTTGKVMTMEWIDGIKISDRDALVAAGHDLKDIAARLVNAFLRQAIAEGFFHADMHQGNLFVEANGDIVAIDFGIMGRIDRRARMWLAEILYGLITGNYKRVAEIHFEAQYVPGHHNVDEFATALRAVGEPMRGKPASELSVGGMLDGLFAITRDFDMQTQPHLLLLQKTMVMVEGVAHQLDPAINMWETSGPYVKEWLRTELGPEAKAADALIENWRLIQRLPALVRRIEDAFPEKGGAPPPLPLGEVQLIRVGGGWRYALVALLAAAIGAGAMAVATTLL; translated from the coding sequence ATGACCACCCACGCGACCCATATCTGGCGGCTCCTGAAATGGGGTCGGACCCTCGCGCGCCATGGCGCCCTGACCGGCATCGAACGCGATCCGCTGACCCCGACGCCGGTGCGCCGGCTGGTGCGCCTGGCGCGTTTCGGTGCGCGCGTGCCCAAGCAGCCGCGCTATGCCGACGCCTTCCAGGCGATCGGCCCGGCGGCGATCAAGCTGGGCCAGACGCTGGCAACCCGCCCCGACCTGGTCGGTGAGGACGCGGCGAACGACCTGCTGCGCCTGCAGGACGCACTGCCCCCGGTGCCGTTCGAGACGATCCGCGCCCAGGTGGAACAGAGCTTCGGCCTGCCGCTGGATCAGGTCTATGCCCGGTTCGACGAAGCGCCGGTGGGTGCCGCGTCGATCGCGCAGGTGCATCGCGCCACCACCATCGATGGCCGCGACGTCGCGGTGAAGGTGATCCGTCCCGGCGTGATCGACCAGTTCAGCCGCGACATCCAGACCTATGAATGGGCGGCTGCCCATGTCGAGATGCTGGGCGGCGAAATCGCGCGCCTGCGCCCGCGTCTGGTAATCGCCAACATGAAGCGCTGGACCGCGCGCGAGTTGGACCTGCGGCGCGAGGCAGCATCGGCATCGGAACTGGCCGAGGCGATGGAAGCGATGCCCGGCTATCGCATTCCCGCCATCGACTGGGACCGCACGACCGGCAAGGTCATGACGATGGAATGGATCGACGGCATCAAGATCTCCGATCGCGATGCGCTGGTCGCCGCCGGCCATGATCTCAAAGACATTGCCGCGCGGCTGGTCAACGCCTTCCTGCGCCAGGCGATCGCCGAGGGCTTCTTCCACGCGGACATGCACCAGGGCAATCTGTTCGTGGAAGCGAACGGCGACATCGTCGCGATCGATTTCGGCATCATGGGCCGGATCGACCGCCGTGCCCGCATGTGGCTGGCCGAGATTCTCTATGGCCTGATCACCGGCAACTACAAGCGCGTCGCCGAAATCCATTTCGAGGCGCAATATGTGCCCGGCCATCATAATGTCGACGAGTTCGCCACCGCGCTGCGCGCCGTGGGCGAGCCGATGCGCGGCAAGCCGGCGAGCGAGCTGTCGGTCGGCGGCATGCTGGATGGGCTGTTCGCCATCACCCGCGATTTCGACATGCAGACCCAGCCCCACCTGCTGCTGCTGCAGAAGACGATGGTGATGGTCGAGGGCGTCGCCCATCAGCTCGACCCCGCGATCAACATGTGGGAAACGAGCGGCCCCTATGTGAAGGAATGGCTGCGCACCGAATTGGGGCCGGAGGCCAAGGCCGCCGACGCGCTGATCGAGAATTGGCGCCTGATCCAGCGGCTGCCGGCACTGGTCCGCCGCATCGAGGACGCCTTCCCGGAAAAGGGCGGCGCACCGCCACCGCTACCGCTGGGCGAGGTGCAACTGATCCGCGTGGGCGGCGGCTGGCGCTATGCGCTCGTCGCCCTGCTGGCGGCGGCGATCGGCGCCGGCGCGATGGCTGTGGCAACGACGCTGCTGTAA
- the mutM gene encoding bifunctional DNA-formamidopyrimidine glycosylase/DNA-(apurinic or apyrimidinic site) lyase, with protein MPELPEVETTVAGLRAVLQDATLTRVEPRRADLRFPIPVDLRQRMTGARIMGLSRRAKYGLIETDRGDMMIFHLGMSGRWRIDPAEIGTHDHLLLETGSGHLLALNDPRRFGSLDLVRSDAWQAYGPFTRMGPEPLGPDFTAAYLARVLDGKATSIKAALLDQRVVAGLGNIYVCEALNMAGIAPTRAAGKISKPRLALLVDSIRTVLSAAIVAGGSTLRDYARPDGELGYFSNQWRVYGREGQLCPCGGTVQRRVDGGRSTFYCPKCQK; from the coding sequence ATGCCAGAGCTTCCCGAAGTCGAAACCACCGTCGCCGGCCTGCGCGCCGTGTTGCAGGATGCCACGCTTACCCGGGTCGAGCCGCGGCGTGCCGACCTGCGCTTTCCGATTCCGGTCGACCTGCGCCAGCGGATGACCGGCGCGCGGATCATGGGCCTGTCGCGTCGTGCCAAATATGGCCTGATCGAAACCGATCGCGGCGACATGATGATCTTCCATCTCGGCATGTCCGGGCGCTGGCGAATCGATCCGGCGGAGATCGGCACTCATGACCATCTGCTGCTGGAGACCGGTAGTGGCCATCTGCTCGCGCTCAATGATCCGCGCCGCTTCGGTTCGCTTGATCTGGTACGCAGCGACGCCTGGCAGGCCTATGGCCCCTTCACGCGCATGGGGCCTGAACCGTTGGGGCCGGATTTCACCGCTGCCTATCTGGCGCGGGTGCTCGACGGCAAGGCAACCTCGATCAAGGCGGCGTTGCTCGACCAGCGGGTCGTTGCCGGCCTGGGCAATATCTACGTGTGCGAGGCGTTGAACATGGCCGGCATCGCGCCGACTCGGGCGGCCGGAAAGATATCCAAACCCCGACTGGCCTTGCTGGTCGATTCGATTCGCACCGTCCTGTCAGCCGCGATCGTCGCGGGTGGCTCCACCTTGCGCGATTATGCGCGGCCGGATGGAGAATTGGGCTATTTTTCCAACCAGTGGCGAGTCTATGGGCGGGAAGGGCAGCTTTGCCCCTGTGGCGGTACGGTCCAGCGCCGAGTCGACGGGGGACGTTCGACCTTCTATTGCCCCAAATGTCAGAAATAG